From Nicotiana tabacum cultivar K326 chromosome 15, ASM71507v2, whole genome shotgun sequence, the proteins below share one genomic window:
- the LOC107802077 gene encoding small ribosomal subunit protein eS19x produces the protein MEAARTVKDVSPHEFVKAYAAHLKRSGKMELPEWTDLVKTGKLKELAPYDPDWYYIRAASMARKIYLRGGIGVGGFRRIYGGNQRNGSRPRHFCKSSGSVARNILQQLQNMNIVDFDPKGGRRITSNGQRDLDQVAGRIAAAL, from the exons ATGGAGGCAGCGAGAACTGTGAAAGATGTTTCCCCTCACGAGTTTGTGAAGGCTTATGCCGCTCACCTCAAGCGCTCCGGCAAG ATGGAGCTTCCTGAGTGGACTGATCTCGTCAAGACTGGTAAACTAAAAGAGCTTGCTCCATATGACCCTGATTGGTACTATATTAGAGCTG CCTCTATGGCAAGGAAGATCTATTTGAGGGGTGGTATTGGTGTTGGTGGATTCCGAAGAATCTATGGTGGTAACCAGAGGAATGGCAGCCGCCCTCGTCATTTCTGTAAGAGCAGTGGTTCAGTTGCACGCAACATACTTCAGCAATTGCAGAACATGAACATCGTTGACTTTGATCCTAAGGG TGGAAGGAGAATCACATCCAATGGCCAGCGTGATCTTGACCAAGTTGCTGGAAGAATTGCTGCTGCTCTTTAA